In one Cloacibacillus porcorum genomic region, the following are encoded:
- a CDS encoding sugar ABC transporter ATP-binding protein: MSMEIPLLKMENIGKEYFGNRVLQGVTFSLRPGEIMGLVGENGAGKSTLMNILFGMPVIQETGGYEGKIIIDGQEVHFKDPLDALEAGIGMVHQEFSLIPGFTATENILLNRESVKYNALVEVFGERLMTLNRPDMRSRAEKAIKTLGVDLSPETLISEMPVGHKQFTEIAREIDRRKTRLLVLDEPTAVLAESEATVLISALKTLSKQGIAIIFISHRLQEIIDLCDKLIVLRDGRVIQEAYTKDTNVRQIASWMVDRKGDKAEEEKAEKTEKKIGDVILRTEHLWVDMPGETVRDVSIEVRQGEILGFGGLAGQGKVGISNGIMGLYAAGGKVFLRGKEIKLNDPDASLKEGMAFVSEDRRGVGLLLEEGIDWNITFTAMQVQEKFIKKLLGGLVKWRDDKAVDECTREYIKSLEIRCTGPNQRAIELSGGNQQKVCLAKAFAVNPEILFVSEPTRGIDVGAKKLVLDTLRKVNEEDGTTIIMTSSELEELRSICDRIAIINEGKVSGILPASAPAEEFGLLMLGHVEEPAAVN; encoded by the coding sequence ATGTCCATGGAAATTCCCCTTTTGAAGATGGAGAACATCGGAAAAGAATATTTCGGCAACCGGGTTCTTCAGGGTGTAACATTTTCACTGCGGCCCGGAGAGATAATGGGGCTGGTCGGAGAAAATGGCGCGGGAAAATCAACCTTGATGAATATCCTCTTCGGGATGCCGGTCATTCAGGAGACGGGTGGATATGAGGGGAAAATTATTATCGACGGGCAGGAGGTTCATTTCAAAGATCCTCTAGACGCCCTCGAAGCCGGCATTGGAATGGTCCATCAGGAATTTTCTCTGATCCCAGGCTTTACGGCCACGGAAAATATTCTTTTGAACAGGGAATCTGTCAAGTACAATGCGCTTGTGGAGGTATTCGGCGAAAGGCTGATGACGCTTAACAGACCGGATATGAGGTCAAGGGCCGAGAAGGCCATCAAGACGCTCGGCGTCGACCTCAGCCCCGAGACGCTGATCAGCGAAATGCCGGTAGGCCACAAACAGTTTACCGAGATCGCGCGCGAAATAGACAGACGTAAGACGAGGCTTCTCGTCCTTGACGAACCGACGGCAGTCCTTGCCGAGAGCGAGGCGACCGTCCTTATTTCGGCTCTCAAAACACTTTCCAAACAGGGTATAGCAATAATATTTATTTCGCACAGACTTCAGGAGATCATTGATCTCTGCGACAAGCTTATCGTACTCCGTGACGGCCGCGTCATACAGGAGGCGTACACAAAGGATACCAACGTCCGCCAGATAGCCTCTTGGATGGTTGACAGAAAGGGCGACAAAGCGGAAGAGGAAAAAGCGGAAAAGACGGAGAAAAAGATCGGTGACGTCATTTTGCGTACGGAGCATCTTTGGGTCGACATGCCCGGAGAGACGGTACGCGACGTATCTATCGAGGTCCGCCAGGGCGAGATCCTCGGCTTCGGTGGACTGGCCGGACAGGGAAAGGTCGGTATCTCCAACGGTATCATGGGACTCTACGCCGCGGGCGGAAAGGTATTCCTGCGCGGCAAGGAGATAAAGCTCAACGACCCTGACGCCTCTCTGAAAGAGGGTATGGCCTTCGTTTCGGAAGACCGCAGAGGCGTGGGGCTTCTGCTTGAAGAGGGAATCGATTGGAATATAACCTTCACCGCGATGCAGGTGCAGGAAAAGTTTATTAAAAAGCTGCTTGGCGGCCTCGTCAAGTGGCGTGACGACAAAGCGGTGGATGAATGCACACGGGAGTATATAAAATCACTCGAGATCCGCTGCACAGGCCCCAACCAGCGCGCGATAGAGCTCTCCGGCGGAAACCAGCAGAAGGTATGTCTTGCGAAGGCCTTTGCCGTAAACCCGGAGATACTCTTTGTATCAGAGCCGACGCGCGGTATTGACGTCGGCGCGAAGAAGCTTGTTCTTGATACGCTGCGCAAGGTCAACGAAGAGGACGGAACGACGATCATCATGACCTCCTCCGAGCTGGAAGAGCTGCGTTCCATCTGTGACCGCATAGCAATAATAAACGAAGGCAAGGTATCCGGCATCCTGCCGGCGTCGGCGCCCGCCGAAGAATTCGGACTGCTGATGCTCGGTCACGTCGAAGAGCCCGCTGCCGTAAATTGA
- the speD gene encoding adenosylmethionine decarboxylase, which yields MKDKIQLYGFNNLTKTLSFNIYDICFAKTDREKQDYIAYIDEQYNSERLTKILCGVTDIIGACILNISKQDYDPQGASVTILISEESVPPAQIDDSCNRGCWAQKINDERETVVAHLDKSHVTVHTYPEFHPNNDISSFRVDIDVSTCGKISPLNALNYLIGQFDSDIIALDYRIRGFTRDIDGKKYYKDHEINSIQNYIDEATLRRYDAIDVNVYQSNIFHTKMMLKEIRLADYLFNIDPRELPPEERLSITDRITKEMLEIYYGMNMY from the coding sequence TTGAAAGATAAGATCCAGCTCTATGGATTCAACAACCTGACAAAAACGTTGAGTTTCAACATTTACGACATCTGTTTTGCAAAGACAGACCGGGAAAAGCAGGATTATATCGCTTACATTGACGAGCAGTATAATTCCGAACGGCTTACCAAGATATTGTGCGGCGTTACGGACATCATTGGCGCCTGTATATTGAATATCTCTAAACAGGATTACGATCCGCAGGGGGCCAGCGTCACCATCCTCATCTCCGAGGAGTCCGTGCCTCCGGCACAGATCGACGACTCCTGCAACCGCGGCTGCTGGGCGCAGAAGATCAACGACGAACGCGAAACGGTCGTCGCCCATCTCGACAAGAGCCACGTGACCGTACACACCTACCCCGAATTTCACCCCAACAACGACATCAGCTCATTCCGCGTCGATATCGACGTCTCTACCTGTGGCAAGATATCGCCGCTGAACGCGCTCAACTACCTCATCGGTCAATTCGACTCCGACATCATCGCGCTCGACTACCGCATCCGCGGCTTCACGCGCGACATAGACGGGAAAAAATACTACAAGGACCATGAGATAAATTCCATTCAGAACTATATCGACGAGGCTACGCTGCGCCGATACGACGCGATAGACGTCAACGTTTATCAGTCGAACATCTTTCATACAAAGATGATGCTGAAAGAGATACGGCTCGCCGACTACCTCTTCAACATCGATCCCCGCGAGCTGCCGCCCGAAGAGCGTCTGTCGATCACCGACCGCATCACGAAAGAGATGCTCGAGATCTACTACGGAATGAATATGTACTAA
- a CDS encoding ABC transporter permease subunit, with protein sequence MKNKLQEFIENAGWPRIIIALFLFALFIAAPFVGVRIDASLSDTLVRVGMNGILVLAMVPMVQSGCGLNFGLPLGIIAGLLGAVTSIQIGVKGSVGFLIAAAIAIPIAVVLGWLYGQLLNRVKGDEMMIATYVGFSSVALMCIAWLLLPYTSPTMIWGYGGSGLRTTISVEGYWLNALSKYINIQIGEFFYVPVGMFLFFAFVAFLVWAFFRTKIGTAVTAVGSNPEFARASGINVDRMRTISVILSTVLGALGILVYEQSFGFIQLYMGPFYMAFPAVAAILLGGASVNKASMINVVVGTFLFQGILTMTPSVINSVMQTDMSEVIRIIVSNGMILYALTRKVTVKR encoded by the coding sequence ATGAAGAACAAACTACAAGAATTTATTGAAAACGCAGGATGGCCGCGAATAATAATCGCTCTCTTCCTGTTCGCGCTCTTTATCGCCGCACCCTTTGTGGGCGTAAGGATCGACGCGTCGCTTTCCGATACGCTTGTGCGCGTCGGAATGAACGGGATACTTGTCCTTGCGATGGTCCCGATGGTACAGTCGGGCTGCGGTCTTAACTTTGGACTGCCGCTTGGCATCATCGCCGGTCTCCTTGGCGCCGTCACCTCGATTCAGATCGGCGTCAAAGGCAGCGTCGGTTTTCTCATCGCTGCGGCGATCGCCATCCCCATAGCCGTCGTTCTCGGATGGCTGTACGGACAGCTGCTGAACCGCGTCAAAGGTGACGAAATGATGATCGCGACTTATGTTGGATTCTCGTCGGTCGCCCTCATGTGTATAGCCTGGCTGCTGCTTCCCTACACGAGCCCGACGATGATCTGGGGGTACGGCGGCTCCGGACTCCGTACGACGATAAGCGTTGAGGGCTATTGGCTCAACGCGCTCAGCAAATACATAAACATCCAGATAGGCGAATTCTTCTATGTGCCGGTAGGAATGTTCCTCTTCTTCGCCTTTGTGGCCTTCCTCGTATGGGCCTTCTTCCGGACCAAGATAGGGACGGCGGTGACGGCGGTTGGTTCCAACCCCGAATTCGCGCGTGCCTCCGGCATCAACGTTGACCGCATGCGTACTATCTCCGTCATTCTCTCGACTGTGCTTGGCGCGCTCGGCATCCTCGTCTACGAGCAGAGCTTTGGATTCATCCAGCTCTACATGGGTCCCTTCTACATGGCCTTCCCGGCGGTCGCCGCGATCCTGCTTGGCGGTGCCTCCGTCAATAAGGCGTCGATGATCAACGTCGTGGTCGGGACATTTCTTTTTCAGGGAATACTGACCATGACGCCTTCAGTAATCAACAGCGTCATGCAGACGGACATGTCGGAAGTTATCCGCATCATCGTCAGTAACGGTATGATCCTCTACGCTCTCACGAGGAAAGTGACGGTGAAACGCTAA
- a CDS encoding M24 family metallopeptidase, with translation MIKKERVERLAQTLREKGLDALYIGPSTDLEYIGGLDTHPDERVRGLMVAKDARCFAMTPLLYKEEIVNAFGDVPFYAEWNDHEGFTGAFRRGCEHLGVVGGRIAFNDGVRAVDMLAVRDSMPMEMVNGVDLLAGQRSQKDDDELELMRESSRIVDKVVAKLQKFIRPGMKERDVAKKIPDFFEEEGVIQMSFSPIVASGPNGSMPHYSGGERVIGENDIIILDLGGRYKSYCSDTTRTLFTGTPTEEMKKIYEIVKRSQAAGEAAVKPGATGQDVDRAARQVIIDAGYGEFFFNRVGHGVGLAVHESPYMIEGNDVPLAPGNVFSVEPGIYIPGKFGVRIENLVAVRPDGSGEALNHFTRELTVCGD, from the coding sequence ATGATAAAGAAAGAAAGAGTTGAACGTCTGGCGCAGACATTGAGGGAGAAGGGGCTTGACGCGCTTTATATCGGACCCTCAACGGACCTGGAGTATATCGGAGGCCTTGATACTCATCCAGACGAACGTGTACGCGGTTTGATGGTCGCTAAAGACGCACGCTGCTTTGCGATGACCCCGCTCCTCTATAAGGAGGAGATCGTCAACGCCTTCGGCGACGTTCCCTTCTATGCGGAATGGAACGACCACGAAGGGTTCACGGGGGCCTTTCGCCGCGGCTGCGAGCACCTTGGCGTCGTCGGCGGCAGGATAGCTTTCAATGACGGGGTCCGCGCGGTGGACATGCTGGCGGTACGCGACTCGATGCCGATGGAGATGGTCAACGGCGTGGATCTGCTTGCCGGACAGCGGTCGCAGAAGGATGATGATGAGCTTGAGCTGATGCGCGAGTCGTCGCGTATCGTCGACAAGGTGGTTGCGAAGCTCCAGAAGTTTATCCGTCCCGGCATGAAGGAGCGCGACGTGGCGAAGAAGATCCCCGATTTCTTCGAGGAAGAGGGCGTTATCCAGATGTCCTTCAGCCCGATCGTCGCCAGCGGCCCTAACGGCTCGATGCCGCACTACTCGGGCGGAGAGCGTGTCATTGGGGAGAACGACATCATCATCCTCGACCTCGGCGGCAGATACAAGAGTTATTGCTCCGATACGACGCGCACCCTCTTTACCGGCACGCCCACGGAAGAGATGAAAAAGATATACGAGATTGTGAAGCGGTCGCAGGCCGCTGGCGAGGCCGCCGTTAAACCCGGCGCGACGGGACAGGATGTAGACCGCGCGGCGCGTCAGGTTATCATCGACGCAGGTTACGGCGAATTTTTCTTCAACCGCGTAGGACACGGAGTCGGCCTTGCGGTGCATGAGAGCCCCTACATGATCGAGGGCAACGACGTTCCGCTTGCGCCCGGCAACGTATTCAGCGTAGAGCCTGGAATATACATCCCCGGTAAGTTCGGAGTGCGTATAGAGAATCTTGTGGCGGTACGCCCCGACGGCAGCGGTGAGGCACTGAACCACTTTACCCGCGAACTTACGGTCTGCGGGGACTGA
- a CDS encoding DUF3798 domain-containing protein — translation MRKATVFLFTLIAASFLATAAFADAPFHIGVATLTVSQAEDTYRGAERLIKEYGDVANGGMIKHVTMPDNFMSEMETTISQIVGLADDPKVKVIVVDDAIPGTTEAFRRVKEKRKDILCFAGEPQEDPNVITSTADFAIGVDNIMRGYLIINTAKKLGAKTFVHISFPRHMSYELLSRRRAIMEQACKDLGLKFAFETAPDPTSDVGVAGAQQFILEKVPAWVQKYGKDSAFFCTNDAQTEPLLKQVAKQGAIFVEPDLPSPLMGYPGAFGIDLKDEAGDWPAIMKKVEKAVIDAGGKGRMGTWPYSYGWSTVCALAEYGKRITEGKAKLYNLKDLWKCYDKYTPGAEWNGAPYYDMAKQMKIKKFVLVYEDTYVFGRGYMGVTKEKVPEKYIKLK, via the coding sequence ATGAGAAAAGCAACGGTCTTTCTTTTCACATTGATCGCCGCGTCATTTTTGGCGACGGCGGCCTTCGCCGATGCTCCCTTCCACATCGGAGTCGCAACGCTTACCGTCTCCCAGGCCGAAGATACCTACCGCGGCGCCGAACGGCTTATCAAGGAATATGGTGATGTAGCAAACGGCGGCATGATCAAGCATGTCACAATGCCCGACAACTTTATGTCGGAGATGGAGACGACGATCTCCCAGATAGTCGGACTCGCCGACGACCCCAAGGTAAAGGTCATCGTCGTTGACGACGCGATTCCCGGAACGACGGAAGCCTTCCGCCGCGTTAAGGAGAAGAGAAAAGATATCCTCTGCTTCGCCGGAGAGCCGCAGGAAGATCCGAACGTGATCACAAGCACGGCGGACTTCGCGATCGGTGTCGACAACATCATGCGCGGATACCTCATCATCAACACCGCGAAGAAGCTTGGCGCTAAGACCTTCGTCCATATCTCCTTCCCGCGCCACATGAGCTACGAGCTGCTTTCACGCCGCCGCGCGATCATGGAGCAGGCCTGCAAAGATCTCGGACTCAAGTTTGCCTTTGAGACGGCTCCAGACCCCACGAGCGACGTAGGCGTAGCCGGAGCGCAGCAGTTCATCCTTGAAAAGGTCCCCGCGTGGGTCCAGAAATACGGCAAGGATTCAGCCTTCTTCTGCACCAACGACGCCCAGACCGAACCGCTCCTTAAGCAGGTCGCCAAGCAGGGCGCGATCTTTGTCGAACCGGACCTTCCCTCACCGCTTATGGGTTACCCCGGAGCCTTCGGTATCGACCTTAAGGATGAGGCCGGAGACTGGCCCGCAATCATGAAGAAGGTAGAAAAGGCCGTAATCGACGCCGGCGGTAAGGGACGCATGGGAACATGGCCCTACTCGTACGGCTGGAGCACCGTCTGCGCCCTCGCCGAATATGGCAAGCGCATAACCGAAGGCAAAGCGAAGCTCTATAACCTTAAAGACCTCTGGAAGTGCTATGACAAGTATACCCCAGGTGCGGAATGGAACGGCGCTCCCTACTATGACATGGCGAAACAGATGAAGATAAAGAAGTTTGTCCTCGTCTATGAGGATACCTATGTCTTTGGCCGCGGCTACATGGGCGTAACCAAGGAAAAGGTTCCTGAGAAGTACATCAAACTTAAGTAG
- the speE gene encoding polyamine aminopropyltransferase, translating into MELWYTEEHTPTVRFSIKIKKQLFGGKSPFQQIDVFDSEEFGRFFTLDGLMMLTEKDEFIYHDMIVHVPMATNPNVRRVLVIGGGDGGTVRELTRYKGIEKIDMVDIDEMVVKVCRELLPFTSRKLDDPRVTLYFEDGLKFVRTVEEKYDLIIVDSTDPFGPGEGLFTKEFYGNCFRALTDDGILVNQHENPYYDSYQASMKRANQRIKDFFPVCRVYQAHIPTYPSGHWLFGFASKKFDPLKDLDAEAWNTLGLETKYYNTDLHTGAFMLPNYVKRELELTD; encoded by the coding sequence ATGGAACTATGGTACACAGAGGAACATACCCCTACAGTACGCTTTTCGATCAAAATAAAGAAACAGCTCTTCGGCGGCAAAAGCCCCTTTCAGCAGATAGACGTCTTCGACTCGGAGGAGTTCGGGCGCTTCTTCACCCTCGACGGGCTGATGATGCTCACCGAAAAGGATGAATTCATCTATCACGACATGATAGTCCACGTCCCCATGGCGACCAACCCGAACGTCAGGCGCGTCCTCGTCATCGGCGGCGGCGACGGCGGCACAGTGCGCGAGCTCACACGCTATAAGGGCATCGAAAAGATCGACATGGTAGACATCGACGAAATGGTCGTCAAGGTCTGCCGCGAGCTGCTGCCCTTCACCTCCCGCAAACTCGACGACCCGCGCGTCACCCTCTACTTTGAGGACGGCCTTAAATTCGTGCGCACGGTCGAGGAAAAGTACGATCTTATCATTGTCGACTCGACGGACCCCTTTGGCCCGGGCGAAGGACTCTTCACAAAGGAATTTTACGGCAACTGCTTCCGGGCGCTGACGGATGACGGCATCCTCGTCAACCAGCACGAAAATCCCTACTATGATTCATATCAGGCCTCGATGAAGCGCGCCAACCAGCGCATCAAAGACTTCTTCCCCGTCTGCCGCGTCTATCAGGCTCACATACCCACCTATCCTTCGGGACACTGGCTCTTCGGCTTCGCCTCAAAAAAATTCGACCCGCTCAAAGACCTTGACGCGGAGGCCTGGAACACCCTCGGCCTTGAGACAAAATACTACAACACAGATCTCCACACCGGCGCCTTCATGCTGCCGAACTATGTGAAGAGAGAGCTAGAGCTGACAGACTAA
- a CDS encoding ABC transporter permease, whose translation MANKNRELKNILADYAVPIVFIGLSALAIPLSGFSATYLIQEMFTRLARNSFLVLSLLIPILAGMGLNFGMVLGAMAGQIGLIFVTDWAVVGWEGMLLAAIVGMPIAVVLGYICGAVLNRAKGREMVTSYILGFFINGVYQLIVLYCMGNIIPISNPQLVLSRGYGIRNAINLTGVRHVLDNLIPFKIGTIDVPVATFILIGVFCLFIIWFRRTKLGQDMRAIGQDMAVADSAGIPVERTRIIAIVISTVLACFGQIIFLQNIGTMNTYNSHDQAGMFAIAAILIGGASVSRATIANVFVGVVLFHLMFVVSPMAGKELIGQAQLGEYFRVFVSYGIIALALVLHAWKRQRDKIEARRNLRGE comes from the coding sequence ATGGCTAACAAGAATCGTGAACTGAAAAATATTCTGGCCGACTACGCGGTGCCGATAGTCTTTATCGGACTCTCCGCGCTCGCTATCCCGCTTTCGGGTTTCTCCGCCACATATCTGATCCAGGAAATGTTCACGCGTCTGGCGAGAAACTCCTTCCTCGTCCTCTCGCTGCTCATCCCGATTCTCGCGGGAATGGGACTTAACTTTGGTATGGTCCTCGGTGCGATGGCGGGACAGATCGGGCTCATTTTCGTCACTGACTGGGCCGTCGTCGGCTGGGAGGGGATGCTGCTCGCCGCAATCGTGGGAATGCCCATTGCGGTCGTACTAGGCTACATCTGCGGCGCGGTCCTCAACCGGGCGAAGGGCCGTGAAATGGTGACGTCGTATATACTTGGGTTCTTCATCAACGGCGTCTATCAGCTGATCGTGCTCTACTGTATGGGCAATATCATTCCGATATCGAACCCGCAGCTGGTCCTCTCACGCGGATATGGCATACGCAACGCGATAAACCTCACCGGGGTTCGTCACGTTCTCGATAATCTCATTCCATTTAAGATCGGCACGATCGACGTACCGGTGGCGACCTTCATACTGATCGGCGTATTCTGCCTCTTCATCATCTGGTTCCGCCGCACGAAGCTTGGACAGGATATGCGTGCGATCGGGCAGGATATGGCGGTAGCGGATTCGGCCGGTATTCCAGTGGAACGTACAAGGATAATCGCGATCGTGATCTCCACGGTGCTGGCCTGCTTCGGGCAGATAATCTTCCTTCAGAATATTGGTACGATGAATACGTACAACAGCCATGACCAGGCCGGTATGTTCGCTATCGCCGCCATCCTTATCGGCGGAGCCTCCGTAAGCCGCGCGACTATCGCCAACGTCTTTGTCGGCGTCGTGCTTTTCCACCTGATGTTCGTCGTTTCACCGATGGCGGGTAAGGAGCTTATCGGGCAGGCGCAGTTGGGAGAATATTTCCGTGTCTTTGTCTCCTACGGCATTATTGCGCTGGCTCTCGTTCTCCATGCCTGGAAGCGTCAGCGTGATAAGATTGAGGCCAGAAGAAACCTGAGAGGAGAATAG
- a CDS encoding DUF3798 domain-containing protein, protein MKKAMLLLFAALLALFVSTAAMAAEAPFHIGIVTGTVSQSEDDLRGAELMIKKYGDVANGGMIQHLTYPDNFMSEMETTISQIAGLADDPKMKVIVVNQAIPGTAEAFRRVKEKRKDILCFAGEAHEDPNVITSVADMAINADFVSRGYLIIDTAKKLGCKTFVHISFPRHMSYETLGRRRAIMEQACKDLGIKFVFETAPDPTSDVGVAGAQQFILEKTPAWVKKYGKDTAFFCTNDAHTEPLLKQLAKYGGYFIEADLPSPLMGYPGAFGIDLTKEAGNWPVILKKVEKTVSDAGAKGRMGTWAYSYGYTNSAALSEFGKRIVEGKAKLNSKKDLLACYAEYTPGAKWNGQNYTDLGTGVTKKNMMLIYQDTYILGKGYMKATDVKVPEKYQKIKFSGK, encoded by the coding sequence ATGAAGAAAGCTATGCTTTTATTGTTTGCGGCGCTGCTCGCGCTCTTCGTAAGCACAGCAGCAATGGCAGCCGAGGCGCCGTTCCACATTGGAATAGTGACCGGAACCGTATCACAGAGCGAAGACGACCTTCGTGGAGCAGAGCTGATGATCAAGAAATACGGCGATGTGGCAAACGGCGGTATGATCCAGCACCTCACCTATCCCGACAACTTTATGTCGGAGATGGAGACCACTATCTCACAGATCGCCGGACTTGCCGACGATCCTAAGATGAAGGTCATCGTCGTCAACCAGGCTATCCCGGGAACAGCGGAAGCCTTCCGCCGCGTTAAGGAGAAGAGGAAGGATATCCTCTGCTTCGCCGGCGAAGCCCATGAAGACCCGAACGTCATCACCTCCGTCGCGGACATGGCGATCAACGCCGACTTCGTATCACGCGGATACCTCATCATCGACACCGCGAAGAAGCTCGGATGCAAAACCTTCGTCCATATCTCCTTCCCGCGCCACATGAGCTACGAGACTCTCGGACGCCGCCGCGCGATCATGGAGCAGGCCTGCAAAGACCTCGGCATCAAGTTCGTCTTTGAGACGGCTCCCGACCCCACGAGCGACGTAGGCGTGGCCGGAGCCCAGCAGTTCATCCTTGAAAAGACGCCGGCATGGGTCAAGAAGTACGGGAAAGACACCGCCTTCTTCTGCACCAACGACGCCCACACCGAACCGCTTCTCAAGCAGCTCGCAAAGTACGGCGGATACTTCATCGAAGCCGACCTTCCCTCACCGCTCATGGGCTACCCCGGAGCATTCGGCATCGACCTTACGAAGGAAGCCGGCAACTGGCCCGTCATCCTCAAGAAGGTTGAGAAGACCGTATCCGACGCCGGCGCGAAGGGCCGCATGGGAACCTGGGCCTACTCCTATGGCTATACGAACAGCGCCGCCCTTTCAGAGTTCGGCAAACGCATAGTAGAAGGCAAAGCGAAGCTCAACAGCAAGAAAGACCTCCTCGCCTGCTACGCCGAGTACACCCCCGGCGCGAAGTGGAACGGCCAGAACTACACTGACCTCGGAACCGGCGTAACCAAGAAGAACATGATGCTCATCTATCAGGATACATATATCCTCGGCAAGGGCTACATGAAGGCTACGGACGTCAAAGTTCCTGAGAAATATCAGAAGATCAAGTTCAGCGGCAAATAA
- a CDS encoding aminotransferase class I/II-fold pyridoxal phosphate-dependent enzyme yields MRERTYKLAQDRAPLLDALTEYRRGRVVPFDVPGHKQGRGTPELTEFLGKSCLSVDVNSMKPLDNLSHPTSVIKEAEALAADAFGADDAFLIIGGTTAAVQAMIMSVCKRGDSIIIPRNVHKSAINALILCGIIPVYVDPGIHPELGISLGMSADHVEAAIAAHPEAKAVFVNNPTYYGICADLRRITEAAHRAGMAALIDEAHGTHFYFGGDMPLTAMEAGADMAAVSMHKTGGSLTQSSLLIMKRGRVRPDYVRTVINLTQTTSASYLLMSSLDIARKALATEGRETFARVVSLAEYARGEINRIGGYYAFSREIIDGKYIYDFDTTKLSVNTLKIGLAGVEVYDLLRDDYGIQIEFGDMGNMLAIISVGDNHYAIERLVASLSEIKRLHGREGLGLLDHEYIPPVVRMTPQEAFYAPSSPLPIRETVGKISAEFVMCYPPGIPILAPGEEVTREALDYILYAKEKGSLVMGPQDMELNYLYTVK; encoded by the coding sequence ATGAGAGAGAGAACATACAAACTCGCCCAGGACAGGGCCCCGCTGCTGGACGCGCTCACGGAATACCGTCGGGGACGCGTGGTCCCCTTCGACGTCCCCGGACACAAGCAGGGACGCGGAACGCCTGAGCTGACGGAATTTCTCGGCAAAAGCTGTCTCTCCGTCGACGTCAACTCTATGAAGCCGCTCGACAACCTCAGCCATCCGACCTCCGTCATCAAAGAGGCGGAGGCGCTGGCCGCCGACGCCTTCGGCGCGGACGACGCCTTTCTGATCATCGGCGGCACCACCGCCGCCGTGCAGGCGATGATAATGAGCGTCTGCAAACGCGGCGATTCTATAATCATTCCGCGCAACGTTCATAAATCGGCGATCAACGCCCTCATCCTCTGCGGTATCATCCCCGTCTATGTCGATCCCGGCATCCACCCGGAGCTCGGCATCTCGCTCGGCATGAGCGCCGACCACGTGGAGGCGGCGATTGCCGCCCACCCTGAGGCAAAGGCCGTCTTCGTCAACAACCCCACCTATTACGGTATCTGCGCCGACCTGCGGCGCATCACCGAGGCGGCACACCGCGCGGGAATGGCGGCGCTTATTGACGAAGCCCACGGCACACACTTCTATTTCGGCGGCGACATGCCGCTCACGGCTATGGAGGCGGGGGCAGACATGGCGGCGGTCAGCATGCACAAGACGGGCGGTTCGCTGACGCAGAGCTCGCTGCTGATAATGAAGCGCGGCCGCGTGCGTCCGGATTACGTCCGTACGGTAATCAACCTCACACAGACGACCAGCGCCTCATACCTCCTCATGAGCTCGCTCGACATCGCGCGCAAGGCCCTCGCCACGGAGGGCAGGGAGACCTTCGCGCGCGTCGTCTCGCTCGCCGAATACGCCCGCGGCGAGATCAACAGGATCGGCGGCTATTACGCCTTCTCACGCGAGATAATCGACGGAAAATATATTTACGACTTCGATACGACAAAGCTCTCCGTCAACACGCTGAAAATCGGGCTCGCGGGCGTCGAGGTCTACGACCTGCTACGCGACGACTACGGGATACAGATAGAGTTCGGCGACATGGGCAATATGCTGGCGATCATCTCCGTCGGCGACAACCACTACGCGATTGAGCGCCTTGTCGCCTCGCTCTCCGAAATAAAGCGCCTGCATGGACGCGAAGGGCTCGGACTGCTGGACCACGAATACATCCCTCCCGTGGTGCGAATGACGCCGCAGGAGGCCTTCTACGCGCCAAGCAGCCCCCTGCCGATCAGGGAGACGGTGGGAAAGATCTCCGCGGAGTTCGTTATGTGCTATCCACCCGGCATTCCCATCCTCGCCCCCGGCGAAGAGGTCACGAGGGAGGCTCTCGACTACATTCTTTACGCGAAGGAAAAGGGCAGCCTCGTCATGGGGCCGCAGGATATGGAGTTAAACTATCTATATACGGTAAAATAG